In Deltaproteobacteria bacterium CG11_big_fil_rev_8_21_14_0_20_49_13, one genomic interval encodes:
- the fliQ gene encoding flagellar biosynthetic protein FliQ, with the protein MEYFVALTKQALFLTLILTGPPVLIAMLVGLVISILQATTQIQEQTLTFVPKLVAVIVTLAVAGPWMVVQIINFTAQIFDTFANYIK; encoded by the coding sequence ATGGAATATTTCGTAGCTCTCACAAAACAGGCGTTGTTCTTAACGCTCATTTTAACCGGCCCCCCGGTCCTTATCGCCATGCTTGTGGGTCTTGTTATCTCTATCCTTCAGGCGACGACCCAGATACAGGAGCAGACCCTTACCTTCGTTCCCAAGCTCGTTGCCGTTATCGTGACCCTGGCGGTGGCGGGTCCGTGGATGGTGGTCCAGATCATTAATTTCACCGCCCAGATATTCGACACCTTTGCCAACTACATAAAATAG
- the fliO gene encoding flagellar biosynthetic protein FliO, with translation MFLFLLEIAAIATEPATHSSAVDFTFLFIKMIAALVVACTLAVIILKYAVPRLSFTKKLSAEGPIKILNRVSLGPKQHLFLVKIKEKCILLGVTDHSINRIDEVNYEEKP, from the coding sequence ATGTTCTTATTCCTATTAGAGATCGCAGCCATCGCGACCGAACCCGCCACCCACTCCAGCGCGGTGGATTTCACCTTCTTGTTCATTAAAATGATAGCGGCGCTCGTAGTTGCGTGCACACTTGCCGTTATCATTCTTAAGTATGCAGTTCCAAGGCTCTCTTTTACGAAGAAGCTGTCGGCAGAAGGCCCTATCAAGATACTTAACCGCGTTTCCCTGGGTCCCAAACAACATTTGTTCTTGGTAAAGATAAAGGAAAAGTGTATATTATTGGGGGTCACGGACCATTCCATTAACCGAATAGACGAAGTTAACTATGAAGAGAAGCCATAA
- a CDS encoding EscR/YscR/HrcR family type III secretion system export apparatus protein, which yields MKRSHKRKFLAIALLSAAAGVLMSLPAMAAEGRAMQSMGVSRPLVMLVVLAGLSMVPFVVMMSTSFVKIAVVLSLVRNAMGTQQVPPNIVVTGLSLILTIYVMMPVGYEVYRAAGSVINQGTNQPLLSQTSVALLVDAGEKGKEPVRNFLLKHVHPQERSLFYNLALKLVKNEDDRAKITDEDFVNLIPAFCISELTRAFQIGFVIFLPFLIIDVVIANILLSLGMFQISPITLSLPFKLLLFVLVDGWHLITKGLIMGYV from the coding sequence ATGAAGAGAAGCCATAAAAGGAAGTTCTTGGCAATAGCTCTGCTTTCGGCCGCCGCCGGCGTGTTAATGAGCCTTCCGGCAATGGCCGCCGAGGGGCGCGCAATGCAATCGATGGGGGTTTCAAGGCCTCTTGTAATGCTCGTCGTTCTGGCCGGCCTTTCGATGGTCCCTTTCGTTGTGATGATGTCGACCTCTTTTGTCAAGATCGCCGTCGTCCTTTCGCTCGTCAGGAACGCAATGGGGACCCAGCAGGTGCCGCCAAATATCGTAGTAACCGGACTTTCGCTTATACTCACTATTTACGTCATGATGCCGGTCGGGTACGAGGTCTACCGTGCCGCAGGTTCGGTGATAAATCAGGGGACCAACCAGCCGCTGCTGTCGCAGACGTCGGTGGCGCTCCTTGTTGATGCCGGCGAAAAGGGCAAGGAGCCTGTCAGAAATTTCCTGCTCAAGCACGTCCATCCGCAGGAAAGGTCGCTCTTTTACAATCTGGCGCTAAAGCTCGTAAAGAACGAAGATGACAGGGCAAAGATAACCGATGAGGACTTTGTCAATCTCATCCCCGCCTTTTGCATAAGCGAACTTACGCGGGCGTTCCAGATCGGTTTCGTCATATTCCTGCCGTTCCTTATAATCGACGTTGTCATCGCCAACATACTTCTATCGCTTGGCATGTTCCAGATATCGCCCATTACGCTGTCGCTTCCTTTTAAGCTGCTTTTGTTCGTGCTTGTGGACGGATGGCATTTGATAACTAAAGGTTTGATAATGGGATATGTTTGA